In Streptomyces sp. P9-A4, the genomic window GGCGACACCCACCACATCAAGGACCTGAACGTCTCCGTCGCCCTCTCCGGCGACCTCGACGACGTACACCTCACCGGCTCGAACGCCCACTGCCTCCCCACCGACACGACGAAGAACACCGTCTTCGCGTTCGCCAAGAAGTACGGGATCGAGTCCGCCGAGCAGTTCGGCATCCACCTCGCCCGCCACTTCGTGACGAGCCAGGAGCCGATCAAGAAGGCGCGCATCCGGATAGAGGAGTACTCCTGGGAGCGCATCGCGTCCTCCGAGGCCAACTCCAAGTTCATCGGCGCCGACGAGGTCAACCACTCCTTCGCCCGCAAGGGCCAGGAGACCCGGGTCACCCAGATCACCTACGACGGCCGGACCTGGGAGATCATCTCCGGTCTCAAGGACCTCGTCGTCATGAACTCCACCAACTCGGAGTTCTGGGGCTACATCAAGGACCAGTACACGACGCTCCAGGAGGCGTACGACCGCATCCTGGCCACGCAGGTGTCCGCCCGCTGGCGGTTCAACTGGACCGACGACGACCAGCGCATGCCGAACTGGGAGCGGTCCTACGAGCAGACCAGGAAGCACATGCTCGAGGCCTTCTCGGAGACGTACTCGTACTCCCTCCAGCAGACGCTGTACCAGATGGCCACGCGCATCATCAACCACCGCTCGGAGATCGACGAAGTCCGCTTCTCGCTCCCGAACAAGCACCACTTCCTGGTCGACCTCGAGCCCTTCGGCCTGAAGAACGACAACGAGGTCTACTACGCCGCCGACCGCATGTACGGCCTCATCGAGGCCACCGTCCTCCGCGACGGAGCCACGGCGCAGATCCCGGTCGACATGACCAACCTCTAAGCGGCATCTGAGTGACCGGCCCCCGCCCGCCCGCAGTCGGGCGGGGGCCGCACCAGACCGGAGGGAATCTCATGGCACAGCCTGCAAAGGGGCCGGCAACCGCCGAAGGCCCGTGTTCCACCCCTCCGTCCACCCCGGGTCCGGCCTCGGCCGCATGCCACCCGGTGGACGAGAAGCTCCCCGCCTCGCGGCTCGTCCCCGCGGCACTCCAGCACATCGCCGCCATGTACGCCGGCGTCGTCACCCCTCCGCTCATCATCGGCCAGGCCGTCGGCCTGGACGCGGCCGGGATGACCCGGCTCATCGCGGCCGGCCTGCTCATCGCCGGCTGCGCGACCATCCTGCAGACCCTCGGCATCGGACGCTTCGCCGGAAACCGGCTCCCGTTCGTCAACGCCGCCTCCTCCGCCGGAATCGCCCCGATGCTCGCCATCGCCGAGACCAGCGCCCCCGGTCACCAACTCCCCGCCATCTACGGCGCGGTGATGGTCGCCGGAGTCTTCTGCCTCGCCGTCGGCCCCTTCTTCGGCCGGCTCCTCCGCTTCTTCCCGCCGCTCGTCACCGGCGTCGTGATCACCCTCATCGGGGTCACCCTGATGCCCGTGCCCGTCGGCTGGGCCCAGGGCGGCGACCGGACCGCCGCCGACTTCGGTGCCATGAAGTACCTGGCGCTCGCCGGCTTCACCCTCGTCGTCATCCTGCTCTTCCAGCGCTTCGGCAAGGGCTTCGTCAAGCAGATCGCCCTGCTGCTCGGCCTGTTCATCGGTACCATCGCCGCGATCCCCTTCGGGATGGCCGACTTCAGCGCCCTGCGCGAGGCGCCCCTCGCGGCCCTGCCCGCCCCTTTCGCCTTCGGCGCCCCCGAGTTCCAGCCCGCCGCCATCCTCTCCCTGTGCATCGTCATGCTGGTGCTCATGACCGAGTCCAGCGCCGGCATGCTCGCCCTCGGCGAGATCTGCGAGCGGCGCAGCGACGGGAAGACCATCACCCGGGGCTTGCGCACCGACGGCATCGCCACCCTGCTCGGCCCCGTCTTCGGCGGCTTCCCGACCTCGGCCTTCGCCCAGAACGTCGGCGTCGTCTCGCTGACCCGGGTGCGCTCCCGGTACGTGGTCGCCGTCGCCGGCGGCGCCCTGATCGTCCTCGGTGCCTTCCCCGTCCTCGGCGCGGTCGTCTCCATGGTCCCGATGCCCGTCCTCGGCGGCGCCGGCATCGTCCTCTTCGGCTCGATCGCGGTCAGCGGCATCCGCACCCTGTCGGAAGCCGGACTCGACGACAGCTCCAACATCATCCTGGTGGCCGTCGCGCTCGGAGCGGGCATCATCCCGCTCGCCGCGCCCACCTTCTACGCCGAGTTCCCGGCCTGGGCGCAGACCGTGCTCGGCTCCGGCATCAGCGCGGGCGCGCTCGTCGCCGTCCTGCTGAATCTGTTCTTCCACCATCTCGGCACCCGGAGCCGTCACCCGGCTCCGGCACTCAAATCCTCCTAGGGTCCTGCCGTGCCCACACCATCCCCGAGGAATGAAGGAAGCACCGCCATGGCAGCACCTTCGGCAGTCCGGCGCATCGTCATCGAGAACGCGGCGATCGCGACCGTGGACGCGAACGACACCGAGTACGCCTCCGGCCACCTCGTCGTCGCGGACAACAGGATCGAGTCCATCGGCGCCGGGAAGGCTCCCGAGGGCCTGGAGAACGTGGTCCGGCGCATCGACGCCACCGGCCACCTCGTCACGCCCGGTCTCGTCAACACCCACCACCACTTCTACCAGTGGATCACCCGGGGGCTGGCGACCGACCACAACCTCTTCGACTGGCTCGTCGCCCTCTACCCGACCTGGGCGCGGATCGACGAGCAGATGGTGCGCGCCGCCGCCCGGGGCTCGCTGGCGATGATGGCCCGCGGTGGTGTCACCACCGCCATGGACCACCACTACGTGTACCCGGTGAACTCCGGTGACCTGTCCGGCGCCATCATCGGCGCCGCCTCCGAGATGGGTGTCCGCTTCACCCTCGCCCGCGGCTCCATGGACCGCAGCGAGAAGGACGGCGGCCTGCCGCCGGACTTCGCCGTCGAGACCACCGAGGGCGCGCTCGCCGCGACCGAGGAGACGGTCAAGAAGTTCCACGACGCCTCCTTCGACGCGATGACCCAGGTCGCCGTCGCCCCCTGTTCTCCCTTCTCCATCTCCACCGAACTCCTCCGGGAGGGCGCCGCGCTTGGCCGTCGCCTCGGTGTGCGCATGCACACCCACGGCTCGGAGACCGTGGAGGAGGAGAAGTTCTGCCACGAGCTCTTCGGGATGGGCCCGACGGACTACTTCGAGTCCACCGGCTTCCTCGGCGAGGACGTGTGGATGGCGCACTGCGTCCACATGAACGACTCCGACATCGCCGCGTTCGCCCGCACCAAGACTGGTGTCGCGCACTGCCCCTCCTCCAACGCACGCCTCGCCGCCGGCATCGCGCGCGTCCCCGACATGCTGAAGGCGGGCGTACCGGTCGGCCTCGGCGTCGACGGCACCGCCTCCAACGAGTCCGGCGAGCTGCACACCGAGCTGCGCAACGCGCTCCTGATCAACCGCCTCGGCGCCCGCCGCGAGTCCGCGCTCAACGCCCGCCAGGCCCTGCGCCTCGGCACCTACGGCGGCGCGCAGGTCCTCGGCCGCGCCGACAGCATCGGCTCCCTGGAGGCCGGCAAGCTCGCCGACTTCGTCCTCTGGAAGATCGACGGCCTCGGCCACTCCACGATCGCCGACCCGGTCACCGCCATCGTCTTCGGCGCGGCGGCCCCGGTCACGGCCTCCTTCGTCAACGGCAAGCAGATCGTCGAGAACGACCACCTGCTCACCGTCGACGAGGACACCATCGCGCGCGACGCTCGCGCGGAGGCGCAGCGCCTGGCCCGCATCGTGGCCCAGGCCTGACCTTCCCCATGAAGTCCGACCGAGGGGGACGGCCCTCGGTCGGTCGCCGCGGACCCGAGCGGGGTCCGCGGCAGCCGGCCCGGGAGGTGCCGTACGCAGAAGCCGTACAGCGCCTCCCGGGAAGGTGACGCACGCCCGCACCCCCACCGGGCCCACCGTCCCCGCGCCGCAGTACCTCCCCGCGCGCACCGCACCACCCCCGCAACGAGCCGCACCTCCTGCACCTCGCACCGCATCGCACCACCTCCCTGACACCCGTGTCACCGCCGACGCGTACCCGACCGGAGGAACCGCCGTGGCCGCCAAGCCCCAGGTTCGCAATGCACAAGAAGCAGGCTCCGCCCCCGACGACCGTGAGACGCATCCGGTCGACGAGACGCTGCCCCCACTGAAGATGCTCACCAGCGGCCTCCAGCATGTGGCCGCCATGTACGCGGGCGTCGTCGCCCCGCCCCTGATCGTCGGAGCGGCCGTCGGCCTCTCCGGCACCGAACTCACCTTCCTGACCGGCGCCAGCCTCTTCACGGCCGGCCTCGCGACCTTCCTCCAGACGCTCGGGGTCTGGAAGATCGGCGCCCGGCTGCCGTTCGTCAACGGCGTCACCTTCGCCGGTGTCGCGCCGATGCTCGCCATCGTCGACACCACCGGGAACAAGGCCGACGCGCTTCCCGTGATCTTCGGCGCGATCATCGTCGCCGGACTCCTCGGCTTCCTCGCCGCCCCCTGGTTCTCCCGGCTGGTGCGGTTCTTCCCGCCGGTCGTCACGGGCACCGTCATCACCCTCATAGGTGTCTCCCTCCTCCCGGTCGCGTTCGGCTGGGCCCAGGGGCCCAACCCCAAGGCGGCGGACTACGGTTCGACCACCTTCCTGTCCCTGGCCGGTATCACCCTGGTCGTCGTCCTGCTGCTGCGCCGCTTCACCCGCGGCTTCCTCAAGCAGATCGCCGTCCTCGTCGGCCTCGTCATCGGCACGGCCATCGCCATACCCTTCGGCGTCACCGACTTCTCCCCGGTGACCGAGGCGGACATCGTCGGCTTCCCGTCGCCGTTCCACTTCGGCGCCCCGCAGTTCGCGCTCGCCGCGATCATCTCCATGTGCGTGGTCATGCTGGTCTCGATGACCGAGTCGACCGCCGACATGCTGGCCCTCGGCGAGATCGTCGACCGGCCGGCCGACGAGAAGACCATCGCGGCCGGACTGCGCGCCGACACCCTCGGCTCCGCGATCAGCCCGCTCTTCAACGGCTTCATGTGCAGCGCCTTCGCACAGAACATCGGCCTGGTCGCCATGACCCGGATCCGCAGCCGCTTCGTCGTCGCCTGCGGTGGTGGCTTCCTGGTCCTGATGGGCCTCTCGCCGGTCGCCGCCTCGCTGATCTCGGTCGTCCCCCGGCCGGTCCTCGGCGGCGCGGGCGTCGTCCTCTTCGGCTCGGTCGCCGCCAGCGGCATCCAGACCCTGGTCAAGGCCGGCCTGGAGAAGGACAACAACGTCCTCATCGTGGCCGTCTCCCTGGCCGTCGGCATCATCCCGATCACCGCGCCGGAGTTCTACCACGCCTTCCCGGAGACGGCGAAGATCATCCTGGACTCGGGCATCTCGACCGGCTGCGTCACCGCGGTCCTGCTCAACGTGGTCTTCAACCACCTGGGCCGGGGCCGGGACGCCGACGAGGTCACCGCGCCGATGGAACCGGGCGAGGAGATCTCCGGCAGGAGTACGGCGAAGGCGGCGCACGTCCACTGAACCCGCCCGTCACCCCACCCGACGCCCCGGTCCCCGCGCACGCCGCGGGGCCCGGGGCCGTGGTGCTGATCAACCCCAACAGCTCCGCCGCCACGACCGCGATGATGACCGCCCTCGCCCGGCGGAGCCTGCACCCGGCCCTGCGCGTCCGGGGAGTGACCGTCGCCAGGGGCCCGCGCATGCTCACCGATCCCGCCGCCCTGCGCGCCGCCGCCCCCGAGGTCCTCGCCGCCGGCCTCCGCGCCCTCGGCGGCGGCGACTGCGCCGCGCTCCTCGTCGGCGCCTTCGGGGACCCGGGCCTCGCGGCGCTGCGCGCGGCCACCGACGTCCCCGTGGTGGGCCTGGGCGAGGCCGCGCTCAAGGAGGCCGCCGCCGACGGGACCCCCTTCGGCATCGCCACCACCACACCGCTCCTGGCCGACGCCATCACCGCACAGGTGACGGCCCTCGGCCTCGCCGACCGGTACACGGGACTGCGCCTCACCACCGGAACCCCCGAACACCTCTCCGCGGAACCGGATTTGCTCGTCGCCCGGCTGGAGGGTGCCGTGCGTGCCTGCGTCGAGCGGGACGGGGCGCGGGCCGTCGTCATCGGCGGCGGCCCGCTGGGCGAGGCCGCCGAGGAACTCCGCACCCGCTGCGCGGCCAGGATCGTCGCCCCGATCCCGGCGGCCTGCCGCGCGGTCGAAGGCCTCCTGACCGGCTGAGGCCGGAGGCGCCGTCCGCTCACCGCTCGACCGCGATCCGCCGTCGGCACTCGCCGGCCAGCGCCGGGTAGGCGGCGGCGATGGCCTCGTAGAGCCGCCACCGCAGCAGCCGCTCGGCCTCGCCGCGCCCGGTCTCGCCGTACAACCCGTCGAGCAGGGCCTCGTAGCGGGAGAGAGCCTGCCGCAGGTAGCTCACCTGCCAGCGCACGAGCGCCCCGGAGGGGACCCCGGGCGATGCGGGGGCGGAGGGAGGAGTGGAGGCGGTGGTGGCAGTGCCCTGCTTCGTCCCCGGGCTCCGCGCCCCGAGGAGTTGTCGGTGGCGCACCGCCCGCCGCTCCAGTTCGGGGCCGGGCAGGCGCGGGACCTCGATCGGTTCCGCGCGGATCGCGGTCAGCACGGCCGCCCGGCGCCGCTCGGCGTAGGCCCCGGCGGCGGCGGAGCGCCCGGGGGCGAGTGCCGAGGTCTCCGCGAACTCGGGTGTCCGCTCCACCGTCTGGACCCGGGCGAGGAGGTAGAGCCGGACGGGCGCGAGGGACCACCGGCGCGGGTCGCGGCCCTGGACGTCGGGCGTGCCGAGCAGGTCGCGGACCATCGTGTCGGTCCAGCCGCGCCGACGTACCCCGGAGAGCGTCACATAGGTCGTACGGTCCGTCATGATTCCCCCTGAATCGACTACGGAGAGTGATGTTCCCAGTGAAGCGCACGCCACTGACAACGCCCTCGCCGACGTCCTCTTGCCGGGATCGGCCCCCCTGTGCGATATAGGTCTGGACCTTTTCGACGGACGGAGGCCGGCCCGTGCAACGACCGCTCGCCGCAAGCCTGTTGACCACCCTCGCACTCACCCTCGCGGTCGCCCTCACCGCCTGTTCCGGGGCCGCCGTGCCCGCGGCGAAGGACGTCCGCGCCCCCACCGCCCCGACCGGAGTCACCGCCACGGCCGGCAGCGCGGCCACCGTCCACGTCATGTGGAGCGCGGCCACCGACGACCGGGCCGTCACCGGCTACGCGGTCTACAGCGAGGACCGCAAGCTCAAGGACCTCCCGGCCACCACGCTGATGACCGACGTGGCCGGACTCGCCCCCGCCACCCGCCACCGCTTCACCGTCCGAGCCCGGGACGCCGCCGGCAACACCTCGCCCCCGAGTGCCACCGTCACCGCCACCACCCTCCGCGCCGTCGCCGAGGACCGTACGCCGCCCACCACTCCGTCCGCCCTCCGCGTCACCGCCGACGGCAGCCGCGCCGCGACCCTCCGCTGGAACCCGGCCCGGGACGACACCAGGGTCACCGCGTACGACGTCTACCGGGCCGACACCCGCATCCACACCGTGCCCGGCACCGCCACCACCGCCCACCTCACCGGTCTGCGCCCCGGCACCGCCTACGCCTTCACCGTCCGCGCCCGCGACGCCGCCGAGAACTCCTCCCCGGACAGCGCCCCCGCCGACCTCACCACGGCCCCCTCACCGGGCGCCCCCGTGAACACCGCCCCCACGAACCTCGCCGTCACCGCGGCCGAGGGCGAGATCACGGTCACCTGGACCCCGCCCCCCACCGGCGCCCCGGTGACCCACCACGAACTCCACCTCAACGGCCGCTTCGCCACCACGATCGTCTGGGGCAACACCCCGCCCCCAGGCCGCGCCACCTACACCTTCCCGGTCCAGGACCCCCCGGGCACCCGCTACACCCTCACCCTCCGCGCCCAACTCCCGGACGGCACCTGGGGCGACTTCTCGGCGCCGAGAACGGTGGTGGTGCGCTGACTCCGACAGGCATTGGCCGGAAGTGCACCCTTTCGCCTCGCCCCGCCGCCCCTCACCCTGCGAACAGGGGATGCAGCGGGCCGCTGGGGGGCGCCGATGTCCGAGCCGATGTCCGAAGACCCGATGTCCGAAGACCCGATGTCCGAGGACCCGTCGTCCGAGCCGCTCTACGTACCCGCCCTGCCCGCGCGCCGGAGTGCGCTCGGCGCGTACGAGAAGTCGGCGCCGGTGGTACGCGCGCGCGTGGCGCCCCTGTGGACCGTCCCGCCCCGGTCCGGAAGGGACCGCACCATGGGGATGCGACCGCGCCGACCGCTCGACCCCGACCCCGTCGCGCTCGCCGACCACCTGCGGACCACCCTGAACGCGATCGAAAGGGTTCAGGGAGGCCTGCCCGCCTGGGTGGACACCTTCCATGTCGAGGACGAGCCGGGGGCCCTGGCCGCCGCGTTCGGGCCGGGCCCCGGGAGCACCCCGCTCCGGCCGGTGACGGGTGTCGGTCGGGCCCCCGGACAACAGACGGCCTGCGCCGAGGCCGCTCGGCTGAGCGGGCACGGCCTCGGCGTCCGCGTCTTCCTGACCGCTCTCCCCGACGAGCGGCTGAGGGACCGGGTCCGCCTCCTCCTGGACCGGATCGCCTTCGCGCGCTGCCCCGTGGACCTGCTGCTCGACCTGGGCGCCGTGGACGACGAGCACCACCCCGCGGAGAAGTGGGCGCTGCGCGCCCTCGGCCTCCTCGGCCCCCTCCATCGCTGGCGCACGGTCGTCGTGCTGGCCGGTTCCTTCCCCCGTACGTACCCCGAGGACTACGGAGCACCGCTCGCGGAGGCGCACCGATTCGACTGGGACATCTGGCACATGCTCGTCGACGGGACCCACCACCCGGCCCTGCGCGTCGTGTACGGCGACTACGGCGCCGACCACGCCGCGAGCGCCGACCGGCCCG contains:
- the pucL gene encoding factor-independent urate hydroxylase gives rise to the protein MPTILGQNQYGKAENRVVKITRDGDTHHIKDLNVSVALSGDLDDVHLTGSNAHCLPTDTTKNTVFAFAKKYGIESAEQFGIHLARHFVTSQEPIKKARIRIEEYSWERIASSEANSKFIGADEVNHSFARKGQETRVTQITYDGRTWEIISGLKDLVVMNSTNSEFWGYIKDQYTTLQEAYDRILATQVSARWRFNWTDDDQRMPNWERSYEQTRKHMLEAFSETYSYSLQQTLYQMATRIINHRSEIDEVRFSLPNKHHFLVDLEPFGLKNDNEVYYAADRMYGLIEATVLRDGATAQIPVDMTNL
- a CDS encoding nucleobase:cation symporter-2 family protein; its protein translation is MAQPAKGPATAEGPCSTPPSTPGPASAACHPVDEKLPASRLVPAALQHIAAMYAGVVTPPLIIGQAVGLDAAGMTRLIAAGLLIAGCATILQTLGIGRFAGNRLPFVNAASSAGIAPMLAIAETSAPGHQLPAIYGAVMVAGVFCLAVGPFFGRLLRFFPPLVTGVVITLIGVTLMPVPVGWAQGGDRTAADFGAMKYLALAGFTLVVILLFQRFGKGFVKQIALLLGLFIGTIAAIPFGMADFSALREAPLAALPAPFAFGAPEFQPAAILSLCIVMLVLMTESSAGMLALGEICERRSDGKTITRGLRTDGIATLLGPVFGGFPTSAFAQNVGVVSLTRVRSRYVVAVAGGALIVLGAFPVLGAVVSMVPMPVLGGAGIVLFGSIAVSGIRTLSEAGLDDSSNIILVAVALGAGIIPLAAPTFYAEFPAWAQTVLGSGISAGALVAVLLNLFFHHLGTRSRHPAPALKSS
- a CDS encoding 8-oxoguanine deaminase; translated protein: MAAPSAVRRIVIENAAIATVDANDTEYASGHLVVADNRIESIGAGKAPEGLENVVRRIDATGHLVTPGLVNTHHHFYQWITRGLATDHNLFDWLVALYPTWARIDEQMVRAAARGSLAMMARGGVTTAMDHHYVYPVNSGDLSGAIIGAASEMGVRFTLARGSMDRSEKDGGLPPDFAVETTEGALAATEETVKKFHDASFDAMTQVAVAPCSPFSISTELLREGAALGRRLGVRMHTHGSETVEEEKFCHELFGMGPTDYFESTGFLGEDVWMAHCVHMNDSDIAAFARTKTGVAHCPSSNARLAAGIARVPDMLKAGVPVGLGVDGTASNESGELHTELRNALLINRLGARRESALNARQALRLGTYGGAQVLGRADSIGSLEAGKLADFVLWKIDGLGHSTIADPVTAIVFGAAAPVTASFVNGKQIVENDHLLTVDEDTIARDARAEAQRLARIVAQA
- a CDS encoding nucleobase:cation symporter-2 family protein, which encodes MAAKPQVRNAQEAGSAPDDRETHPVDETLPPLKMLTSGLQHVAAMYAGVVAPPLIVGAAVGLSGTELTFLTGASLFTAGLATFLQTLGVWKIGARLPFVNGVTFAGVAPMLAIVDTTGNKADALPVIFGAIIVAGLLGFLAAPWFSRLVRFFPPVVTGTVITLIGVSLLPVAFGWAQGPNPKAADYGSTTFLSLAGITLVVVLLLRRFTRGFLKQIAVLVGLVIGTAIAIPFGVTDFSPVTEADIVGFPSPFHFGAPQFALAAIISMCVVMLVSMTESTADMLALGEIVDRPADEKTIAAGLRADTLGSAISPLFNGFMCSAFAQNIGLVAMTRIRSRFVVACGGGFLVLMGLSPVAASLISVVPRPVLGGAGVVLFGSVAASGIQTLVKAGLEKDNNVLIVAVSLAVGIIPITAPEFYHAFPETAKIILDSGISTGCVTAVLLNVVFNHLGRGRDADEVTAPMEPGEEISGRSTAKAAHVH
- a CDS encoding aspartate/glutamate racemase family protein gives rise to the protein MVLINPNSSAATTAMMTALARRSLHPALRVRGVTVARGPRMLTDPAALRAAAPEVLAAGLRALGGGDCAALLVGAFGDPGLAALRAATDVPVVGLGEAALKEAAADGTPFGIATTTPLLADAITAQVTALGLADRYTGLRLTTGTPEHLSAEPDLLVARLEGAVRACVERDGARAVVIGGGPLGEAAEELRTRCAARIVAPIPAACRAVEGLLTG
- a CDS encoding fibronectin type III domain-containing protein; translation: MQRPLAASLLTTLALTLAVALTACSGAAVPAAKDVRAPTAPTGVTATAGSAATVHVMWSAATDDRAVTGYAVYSEDRKLKDLPATTLMTDVAGLAPATRHRFTVRARDAAGNTSPPSATVTATTLRAVAEDRTPPTTPSALRVTADGSRAATLRWNPARDDTRVTAYDVYRADTRIHTVPGTATTAHLTGLRPGTAYAFTVRARDAAENSSPDSAPADLTTAPSPGAPVNTAPTNLAVTAAEGEITVTWTPPPTGAPVTHHELHLNGRFATTIVWGNTPPPGRATYTFPVQDPPGTRYTLTLRAQLPDGTWGDFSAPRTVVVR
- a CDS encoding beta family protein — its product is MSEDPMSEDPSSEPLYVPALPARRSALGAYEKSAPVVRARVAPLWTVPPRSGRDRTMGMRPRRPLDPDPVALADHLRTTLNAIERVQGGLPAWVDTFHVEDEPGALAAAFGPGPGSTPLRPVTGVGRAPGQQTACAEAARLSGHGLGVRVFLTALPDERLRDRVRLLLDRIAFARCPVDLLLDLGAVDDEHHPAEKWALRALGLLGPLHRWRTVVVLAGSFPRTYPEDYGAPLAEAHRFDWDIWHMLVDGTHHPALRVVYGDYGADHAASADRPVDAGGGSPWGVVRYTTERTFLLARVPTRGPDHADAIRALVREIVHAEGFRGAEFSAGERWLDSCAAGGAAGGVRAGVRGSGAGGPEVWLRTGHVQHLAQVVRALRRRP